A single window of Hymenobacter sp. APR13 DNA harbors:
- a CDS encoding ComEA family DNA-binding protein has translation MAVLLAAAGTAQAQEYVRPTPDLDRLTQELFAEIQSDQVPSEDLYETLLQYYQTPLSLNTATREDLRGLLLLSENQISQLLTYRQQRGPLLSLYELQAVPGFDLRTIYRAAPFVTVQTAGGTNGLRGPLWQRVFKEDNNALFLRYERVLQTRTGYTAAPLDSLGRGPTRYLGSPDKLLLRYRVSHAKDFSLGVTAEKDAGEQLTWNPKGRQYGADFLSAHFVVQERSKLKTLAVGDYQLQFGQGLLLSSGLQVGKGAETITTLRRSSIGVRPYSSILESTFFRGAATTVEVAPTVRATAFVSRKRVDANVQLAADSLAEFDEFSSGFLLTGFHRTPSERANRQTLRETVAGGNLSYTSRSGHLAAGLTAVDTHFDKAIQRRPELYNQYEFRGTHNLALGAHYTYVRGNVLVFGETARSSSGGWGTVNGLLASLAPTVDVSALVRHYTRDFHTLYGNALSENTRNINESGLYLGLKVRPVARWEVSAYYDQFWFPWLKYDVGAPSRGHDWLTRVTYAPTKTSLLYAQLRTRQKAYNPSSDQPIPQPEPTTRHSVLLYYDANPTPTLGLRTRVQGSRYRATDASPWQRGYVLAQDASVSIGRRLRLTARYALFDTDSYDTRQYVFEQDVLYAFSVPALSGQGTRVYGIAEISCTRQLTLWLRLAETHYRHQTTVGSGLEEIQGPRRTEFKAQARYRF, from the coding sequence ATGGCCGTTCTGCTGGCGGCAGCCGGTACGGCGCAGGCCCAGGAATACGTGCGCCCCACGCCCGACCTCGACCGGCTGACGCAGGAGCTGTTTGCCGAAATCCAGAGCGACCAGGTGCCCTCCGAGGACCTCTACGAAACGCTGCTGCAGTACTACCAGACGCCGCTCAGCCTCAACACCGCCACCCGCGAGGACCTGCGCGGCCTGCTGCTGCTCTCCGAAAACCAAATCAGCCAGCTGCTCACGTACCGCCAGCAGCGCGGGCCGCTGCTGAGCCTCTACGAGCTGCAGGCCGTGCCGGGCTTCGATTTGCGCACCATCTACCGGGCCGCGCCCTTCGTGACGGTGCAGACCGCCGGCGGCACCAACGGCCTGCGCGGCCCGCTGTGGCAGCGCGTGTTCAAGGAAGACAACAACGCCCTGTTTCTGCGCTACGAGCGGGTGCTGCAAACCCGCACCGGCTACACTGCCGCCCCCCTCGACAGCCTCGGCCGCGGCCCCACCCGCTACCTCGGGTCGCCCGACAAGCTGCTGCTGCGCTACCGCGTCAGCCACGCCAAGGATTTCAGCCTGGGCGTCACAGCCGAAAAGGACGCCGGCGAGCAGCTCACCTGGAACCCCAAGGGCCGCCAGTACGGCGCCGATTTTCTGTCGGCGCACTTTGTGGTGCAGGAGCGGAGCAAGCTGAAAACCCTGGCCGTCGGCGACTACCAGCTGCAGTTTGGGCAGGGGCTGCTGCTGTCGTCGGGGCTGCAGGTGGGCAAGGGCGCCGAAACCATCACCACCCTGCGGCGCAGCTCCATCGGGGTGCGGCCGTACTCTTCCATTCTGGAAAGCACGTTTTTTAGGGGTGCGGCCACTACCGTGGAAGTGGCGCCCACGGTGCGGGCCACGGCTTTCGTGTCGAGGAAGCGGGTGGATGCCAACGTGCAGCTGGCGGCCGATTCGTTGGCAGAGTTCGACGAGTTTTCGTCGGGCTTTCTGCTGACGGGCTTCCACCGCACACCCTCGGAGCGGGCCAACCGCCAGACACTGCGCGAAACCGTGGCCGGCGGCAACCTCAGCTACACCAGCCGCAGCGGCCACCTCGCCGCCGGCCTCACCGCCGTCGACACCCACTTCGACAAAGCCATTCAGCGCCGCCCCGAGCTGTACAACCAGTACGAGTTTCGCGGTACGCACAACCTGGCGCTGGGCGCGCACTACACCTACGTGCGCGGCAACGTGCTGGTGTTTGGCGAAACGGCCCGCAGCAGCAGCGGCGGCTGGGGCACCGTGAACGGGCTGCTGGCCAGCCTCGCGCCCACCGTGGATGTGTCGGCGCTGGTGCGGCACTACACCCGCGACTTCCACACGCTCTACGGCAACGCGCTTAGCGAAAACACCCGCAACATCAACGAAAGCGGCCTGTATCTGGGGCTGAAAGTACGGCCGGTGGCCCGCTGGGAAGTATCGGCGTATTACGACCAGTTCTGGTTTCCGTGGCTGAAATACGACGTGGGTGCGCCCTCGCGCGGCCACGACTGGCTGACGCGCGTGACGTACGCGCCCACCAAAACCAGCCTGCTATACGCCCAGCTGCGCACCCGCCAGAAAGCCTACAACCCGTCCTCCGACCAGCCCATCCCGCAGCCCGAGCCCACCACCCGCCACAGCGTGCTGCTCTACTACGACGCCAACCCCACGCCCACGCTGGGTCTGCGCACCCGCGTGCAGGGCAGCCGCTACCGCGCCACCGACGCCAGCCCCTGGCAGCGCGGCTACGTGCTGGCCCAGGATGCCTCGGTAAGCATCGGCCGCCGCCTGCGCCTCACTGCCCGCTACGCCCTCTTCGATACCGACAGCTACGACACGCGCCAGTACGTGTTCGAGCAGGACGTGCTCTACGCGTTTTCGGTGCCGGCCCTCTCGGGGCAGGGCACCCGCGTCTACGGCATTGCTGAAATCAGCTGCACCCGCCAGCTCACGCTCTGGCTGCGCCTGGCCGAAACCCACTACCGCCACCAAACCACCGTCGGCTCCGGCCTCGAAGAAATCCAGGGCCCCCGCCGCACCGAGTTCAAAGCCCAGGCGCGCTACCGGTTCTAG
- a CDS encoding S46 family peptidase produces MRTNHWAKALLLTLLLPFTARADEGMWLPLFVKRLNQADMQKKGLKLTAEEIYDVNNASLKDAVVQLGGFCTGEFVSSQGLLLTNHHCGYDAIQTHSTPQNNILQNGFFAATKAEEKTNPGLFVDILVRMEDVTGKMLEGLTATTPEQERMATIQKRQKEMADAAKENGQYVAYVRDMFGGNEYYLFVYQRFGDVRLVGAPPEAVGKFGGDTDNWMWPRHTGDFSMFRVYADKNNKPTAGPSADNVPYVPKKHLPVSLQGISEGDFAMVFGFPGRTQRFLPAAGLQMTLDQSNPARIKLRDTRLKLWKEDMDVNPTLRLQYASKYANIANYWKYFIGQNEGMNRLKTVDAKKAEEAALAQWISQDPARQQQYGEALTSINQAYAGLREYNLSANYVNEAAFGTEIITLASRMMPLYMTLKSTPTDKAALGKATADLQEPVAEYFKDYSASTDKKVFAALMSLYMKDVPAAQLPDVFQTVQKQYGNSMQKYADYVFANSFLTSEAKVKAFLAAPTLAKLEADPGFKTFNSVYLNYTQNILPKMQALQSGLTRANRLYVAALREKNSQKVYSPDANSTIRLSYGTVRPYKGRDAVRYDYKTTAQGILEKEDASNPEFVVPQKELELLKMKDYGRFADKDGNLPVAFITDNDITGGNSGSPVINGRGELIGLAFDGNWEAMTGDLAYDPELKRCINADIRYVLWCIEKLGNAKHIVDEMTIVNNGPNPGVGAATASVSNGLGDVEKMKVKTDDGQKTKVKKKKGKETTAAGM; encoded by the coding sequence ATGCGCACCAATCACTGGGCCAAGGCCCTGCTGCTGACGCTGCTGCTGCCCTTCACGGCCCGCGCCGACGAAGGCATGTGGCTGCCGCTCTTCGTGAAGCGGCTCAACCAGGCCGACATGCAGAAAAAAGGCCTCAAACTCACGGCCGAAGAAATCTACGACGTCAACAACGCCAGCCTCAAGGACGCCGTGGTGCAGCTTGGCGGCTTCTGCACCGGCGAGTTCGTCAGCAGCCAGGGCCTCTTGCTCACCAACCACCACTGCGGCTACGACGCCATCCAGACCCACAGCACGCCCCAGAACAACATCCTGCAGAACGGCTTCTTCGCCGCTACCAAAGCCGAAGAGAAGACCAACCCCGGCCTGTTCGTGGACATTCTGGTGCGCATGGAAGACGTGACCGGCAAGATGCTGGAAGGCCTCACGGCCACCACGCCCGAGCAGGAGCGCATGGCCACCATCCAGAAGCGCCAGAAGGAAATGGCCGACGCCGCCAAGGAGAACGGCCAGTACGTGGCCTACGTGCGCGACATGTTCGGCGGCAACGAGTACTACCTGTTCGTGTACCAGCGCTTCGGCGACGTGCGCCTGGTGGGCGCCCCGCCGGAAGCCGTGGGCAAGTTCGGCGGCGACACCGACAACTGGATGTGGCCCCGCCACACCGGCGACTTCTCGATGTTCCGCGTGTACGCCGACAAAAACAACAAGCCCACCGCCGGCCCCAGTGCCGACAACGTGCCTTACGTGCCCAAGAAGCACCTGCCCGTAAGCCTGCAGGGCATCAGCGAAGGCGACTTCGCCATGGTGTTCGGCTTCCCCGGCCGCACCCAGCGCTTCCTGCCCGCCGCCGGCCTGCAGATGACCCTCGACCAGAGCAACCCCGCCCGCATCAAGCTGCGCGACACGCGCCTCAAGCTGTGGAAAGAAGACATGGACGTGAACCCCACGCTGCGCCTGCAGTACGCTTCCAAGTACGCCAACATCGCCAACTACTGGAAGTATTTCATCGGCCAGAATGAGGGCATGAACCGCCTGAAAACCGTGGACGCCAAGAAGGCCGAAGAAGCCGCCCTGGCTCAGTGGATCAGCCAGGACCCCGCCCGCCAGCAGCAGTACGGCGAGGCCCTCACCAGCATCAACCAGGCCTACGCCGGCCTGCGGGAGTACAACCTGAGCGCCAACTACGTGAACGAAGCCGCTTTCGGCACCGAAATCATCACGCTGGCTTCGCGCATGATGCCGCTCTACATGACCCTGAAATCCACGCCGACCGACAAGGCAGCCCTCGGCAAAGCCACCGCCGACCTGCAGGAGCCTGTGGCCGAGTATTTCAAGGACTACAGCGCCAGCACCGACAAAAAAGTGTTTGCCGCGCTCATGAGCCTCTACATGAAGGACGTGCCCGCCGCCCAGCTGCCCGACGTGTTCCAGACCGTGCAGAAGCAGTACGGCAACTCGATGCAGAAGTACGCCGACTACGTGTTTGCCAACTCCTTCCTGACCTCGGAAGCCAAGGTGAAGGCCTTCCTGGCCGCGCCCACGCTGGCCAAGCTGGAAGCCGACCCCGGCTTCAAGACCTTCAACTCGGTGTACCTGAACTACACCCAGAACATTCTGCCCAAAATGCAGGCCCTGCAAAGCGGCCTCACCCGCGCCAACCGCCTCTACGTGGCCGCCCTGCGTGAGAAGAACAGCCAGAAAGTGTACTCGCCCGATGCCAACTCCACCATCCGGCTCAGCTACGGCACTGTGCGCCCCTACAAAGGCCGCGACGCCGTGCGCTACGACTACAAAACCACGGCCCAGGGCATTCTGGAGAAGGAAGACGCCTCCAACCCCGAGTTTGTGGTGCCCCAGAAAGAGCTGGAGCTGCTGAAAATGAAAGACTACGGCCGCTTCGCCGATAAGGACGGCAACCTGCCCGTGGCCTTCATCACCGACAACGACATCACGGGCGGCAACTCCGGCTCGCCGGTTATCAACGGCCGCGGTGAGCTGATCGGGCTGGCCTTCGACGGCAACTGGGAAGCCATGACCGGCGACCTGGCATATGACCCCGAGCTGAAGCGCTGCATCAACGCCGACATCCGCTACGTGCTCTGGTGCATCGAGAAGCTCGGCAACGCCAAGCACATCGTCGATGAAATGACCATCGTCAACAACGGCCCCAACCCCGGCGTGGGTGCTGCCACCGCCTCGGTAAGCAACGGCCTGGGCGACGTGGAAAAGATGAAGGTGAAAACCGACGACGGCCAGAAAACCAAAGTCAAGAAGAAGAAAGGCAAGGAAACCACTGCCGCCGGCATGTAG
- a CDS encoding reprolysin-like metallopeptidase — MLPSFTLPRNTWRPALLGGLLLAATGLPNMASAQRVLWADAPGAQPAARSATQALRQYRAVTVQLPAMRDALATAPREAGAGARNSGTVVSLPLPDGTSQRFRIVQVPVMLPELAAKYPQIRTYEAQGIDDPAATARLDVSPAGFHAMIMSGSRTVFIDPAETGSNTHLVFDRTAMNKDNVRFECLTPGASSAAGTVLAPPLRVAVPNGATLRTYRLAVSCTGEYAVAVCAPAAPTTALTLSKMVTSVNRVSGVYEKEVAARLVLVPKNDTLVFLDGTTDPFTNSSSTTLLTENQTVVTARIGQANYDIGHIFATGDGGVAQLRSLCAASGKARGMTGRPAPFGDAFDIDYVAHEIGHQFGGNHTFNGTVGSCAGGNRSAGAAYEPGSGTTIMAYAGICGTDNTQPNSDPYFHSYSFDELVAHMTNGGNCGVNTATGNNAPVVNAGTNYAIPLSTPFELTGSATDANSDPLTYSWEQFNLGPGGAPNSPTGNAPIFRAFSPVTSPTRTFPATLTPAGTPGALLTNVQVRGEILPSYARKLIFRLVARDNRVGGGGVDYDSMNVAVIGTAGPFLVTLPNTSAASWQAGAPQQVAWDVANTTAAPINAANVDVLLSTDGGRTFPTVLQANTPNDGYTVVTVPTSVAATTTARIKVKAAGNVFFDLSNQDFTITNSGQPTFFLAPTAAQIPAICPGAGFSFPLAIGQIQSFSGAVALSAANLPAGVTVSYDNNAPAAGTTVQATVNVAAGTAGGNYTISLTGVSGSITQTQQFTFTVLPSATATAVPVSPVSAQRVGPRPRLTWNAVPNATTYEVQVATDATFSNVLLTQANIAATNFTVATLPLTPGTTYFWRVRGVSPCSTAPYSAAASFQVGSVTCAPIAATQVPVSIPFGTTPTVTSTINVQNAERVGDIRIRNLAITHPNVGELTISLTNPAGRTVVLLANVCPGTADLNLNLDDAATSAVSCPLANGATVRPANSFAPLLNDPANGNWTLTISDNNASNGGQLTGWSLELCTLAEVPAAPSTLLTLLNGVTNNRANVNLVWADNSNNEASFQIERTGANNNTFALLATVAANTTFYADQIAGANGTYCYRIRAINATGNSVYTNESCVNITTLSSQNAALLRGVEVFPNPSTGQFQVSVDNAQRGLVTLRVTDAVGRTVSSIALNKGGAPLKHSLDLSKLSTGVYQLHLDMPEGTAVVRLLKQ, encoded by the coding sequence ATGTTACCAAGCTTTACTCTGCCAAGAAATACATGGCGTCCGGCGCTGCTGGGCGGCCTGCTGCTGGCGGCGACCGGGCTGCCGAACATGGCCTCCGCCCAACGCGTGTTGTGGGCCGATGCACCCGGCGCCCAGCCGGCTGCCCGCTCTGCCACGCAGGCCCTGCGCCAGTACCGGGCCGTTACGGTGCAGCTGCCGGCCATGCGCGATGCTCTGGCTACTGCCCCCCGCGAGGCCGGCGCCGGCGCGCGCAACTCCGGCACCGTGGTGTCGCTGCCGCTGCCAGATGGCACCTCGCAGCGCTTCCGCATCGTGCAGGTGCCCGTGATGCTGCCCGAGCTGGCCGCTAAATACCCGCAGATCCGCACCTACGAAGCGCAAGGCATCGACGATCCGGCGGCCACGGCCCGCCTCGACGTGTCGCCGGCCGGCTTCCACGCCATGATTATGAGCGGCAGCCGCACGGTGTTCATCGACCCCGCTGAAACCGGCAGCAACACCCACTTGGTGTTCGACCGCACGGCCATGAACAAGGACAACGTGCGCTTCGAGTGCCTCACGCCGGGCGCCAGCAGCGCGGCCGGCACGGTGCTGGCGCCGCCGCTGCGCGTGGCCGTGCCCAACGGCGCCACGCTGCGCACCTACCGCCTGGCCGTGTCCTGCACCGGCGAGTACGCGGTAGCTGTGTGCGCCCCGGCCGCCCCCACCACAGCCCTGACGCTGTCGAAAATGGTAACGTCGGTGAACCGCGTGAGCGGCGTGTATGAGAAGGAAGTGGCCGCCCGCCTGGTGCTGGTGCCCAAGAACGACACTTTGGTGTTCCTCGACGGCACCACCGACCCGTTCACCAACAGCTCCTCCACGACGCTGCTGACCGAAAACCAGACCGTAGTGACGGCCCGTATCGGCCAGGCCAACTACGATATCGGCCACATCTTCGCCACCGGCGACGGCGGCGTGGCCCAGTTGCGCAGCCTGTGCGCCGCCAGCGGCAAAGCCCGCGGCATGACCGGCCGGCCCGCGCCGTTCGGGGATGCTTTCGACATCGACTACGTGGCCCACGAAATCGGCCACCAGTTTGGCGGCAACCACACCTTCAACGGCACGGTAGGCTCCTGCGCCGGCGGCAACCGCTCGGCGGGTGCGGCCTACGAGCCCGGCTCGGGCACGACCATCATGGCCTACGCCGGCATCTGCGGCACCGACAACACCCAGCCCAACTCTGACCCCTATTTCCACTCCTACAGCTTCGATGAGCTGGTAGCGCACATGACCAACGGCGGCAATTGCGGTGTGAACACGGCTACCGGCAACAATGCCCCAGTAGTAAACGCTGGCACCAATTACGCCATTCCGCTCAGCACGCCGTTTGAGCTGACCGGCTCGGCCACCGACGCCAACAGCGACCCACTGACGTACAGCTGGGAACAGTTCAACCTCGGCCCCGGCGGCGCGCCTAACTCGCCTACCGGCAACGCTCCAATTTTCCGCGCGTTTTCGCCCGTAACTTCGCCTACGCGCACCTTCCCGGCCACGCTCACGCCGGCCGGCACGCCGGGTGCTTTGCTGACCAACGTGCAGGTGCGGGGCGAAATTCTGCCTTCGTATGCCCGCAAGCTCATCTTCCGCCTTGTAGCCCGCGACAACCGCGTAGGCGGGGGCGGGGTTGATTACGACTCGATGAACGTGGCAGTAATCGGCACGGCTGGCCCGTTCCTGGTGACACTGCCCAACACGTCGGCTGCCTCGTGGCAGGCCGGCGCGCCGCAGCAGGTAGCCTGGGACGTGGCCAACACCACGGCCGCGCCCATCAACGCTGCCAACGTAGACGTGCTGCTCTCCACCGACGGCGGCCGCACATTCCCGACGGTGCTGCAGGCCAACACCCCGAACGATGGCTACACCGTGGTAACGGTGCCAACTTCGGTGGCCGCCACCACCACGGCCCGCATCAAGGTGAAAGCCGCCGGCAACGTGTTCTTCGACCTGTCCAACCAGGATTTCACCATCACCAACTCGGGCCAGCCCACGTTCTTCCTGGCGCCTACGGCCGCTCAGATTCCGGCCATCTGCCCCGGCGCTGGCTTCTCGTTCCCGCTGGCTATCGGCCAGATTCAATCGTTCAGCGGCGCGGTAGCCCTGTCGGCGGCCAACCTGCCCGCCGGTGTCACGGTTTCCTACGACAACAACGCCCCAGCCGCTGGTACCACCGTGCAGGCTACTGTGAACGTGGCAGCCGGCACCGCTGGTGGCAACTACACCATCTCGCTGACGGGCGTGAGCGGCAGCATCACCCAGACGCAGCAGTTCACCTTCACGGTGCTGCCAAGCGCTACAGCCACTGCCGTGCCGGTTAGCCCGGTTAGCGCTCAGCGCGTAGGCCCCCGCCCCCGCCTGACCTGGAACGCTGTACCTAATGCCACCACCTACGAGGTGCAGGTAGCTACCGACGCCACCTTCAGCAACGTGCTGCTCACGCAGGCCAACATTGCCGCCACCAACTTCACGGTAGCCACGCTGCCCCTGACGCCGGGCACCACGTATTTCTGGCGAGTGCGGGGTGTGAGCCCCTGCAGCACGGCGCCGTATTCGGCCGCAGCTTCGTTCCAGGTGGGCTCCGTAACCTGCGCGCCGATTGCGGCCACGCAGGTACCGGTCAGCATTCCGTTCGGCACGACGCCTACGGTAACGTCCACCATCAACGTACAGAACGCGGAGCGGGTCGGTGACATTCGTATCCGCAACCTAGCCATCACGCATCCTAACGTGGGCGAGCTGACCATTTCGCTAACGAACCCTGCGGGCCGGACTGTAGTGCTGCTCGCCAACGTGTGCCCCGGCACCGCCGACCTCAACCTGAACCTGGATGACGCGGCCACTTCCGCAGTTAGCTGCCCGCTGGCCAACGGCGCCACCGTGCGCCCAGCCAACTCGTTTGCCCCGCTGCTCAACGACCCGGCCAACGGCAACTGGACGCTGACCATCTCGGACAACAACGCCAGCAACGGCGGCCAGCTAACCGGCTGGAGCCTGGAGCTGTGCACGCTGGCCGAAGTTCCGGCTGCGCCATCTACGCTGCTCACGCTGCTCAATGGTGTGACCAACAACCGCGCAAACGTGAACCTGGTGTGGGCTGACAACTCCAACAACGAAGCTAGCTTCCAGATTGAGCGCACCGGTGCGAACAACAACACGTTCGCGCTGCTGGCTACTGTGGCGGCCAATACGACGTTCTACGCCGACCAGATTGCCGGCGCCAACGGTACCTACTGCTACCGCATTCGGGCCATCAACGCTACTGGCAACTCGGTGTACACCAACGAAAGCTGCGTGAATATCACCACGCTTTCCAGCCAGAACGCGGCCCTGCTGCGCGGCGTGGAAGTATTCCCGAACCCAAGCACCGGCCAGTTCCAAGTGAGCGTCGATAACGCCCAGCGTGGCCTCGTTACGCTGCGCGTGACGGATGCCGTGGGCCGCACCGTGAGCAGCATTGCCCTCAACAAGGGCGGCGCTCCGCTCAAGCACTCCCTCGACCTGAGCAAGCTCAGCACCGGCGTCTACCAGCTCCACCTCGACATGCCAGAAGGCACCGCCGTGGTGCGCCTGTTGAAGCAATAG
- the lgt gene encoding prolipoprotein diacylglyceryl transferase, giving the protein MLSFLSYITWTADPILAHIGPLTLRWYGLLFMSGFVFGTFILSHIYKSERVSPRWVDVITIYMLVGTILGARLGHVLFYDPAYYLTSEHFLEIFKIWEGGLASHGATLGILLATYLFARNNKFDYLWVLDRIVIVVALGGCMIRLGNLMNSEIIGRVTDVPWAFKFARYNEIHGGNSNIPFELRHPTQIYEALFCIVLLVLLYFMWNRTKERTPRGQLFGLFVVLLFSFRVLVEFLKENQEAFEDRLPLNMGQLLSLPLILVGLWVLLRAGKDPKNPYGYAPRDLETDATPDPKALKV; this is encoded by the coding sequence ATGCTTTCTTTTCTCTCCTACATCACCTGGACCGCCGACCCGATTCTGGCGCACATTGGGCCGCTGACGCTGCGCTGGTACGGGCTGCTGTTCATGTCGGGCTTCGTGTTCGGCACGTTCATTCTGTCGCACATCTACAAATCGGAGCGGGTGTCGCCGCGCTGGGTGGATGTCATTACCATCTATATGCTGGTGGGCACCATCCTGGGGGCGCGGCTAGGGCACGTGCTTTTCTACGATCCTGCTTACTACCTCACCAGCGAGCATTTTCTGGAGATTTTCAAGATCTGGGAAGGCGGCCTGGCCAGCCATGGCGCCACGCTGGGCATTCTGCTGGCCACCTACCTGTTTGCCCGCAACAACAAGTTCGACTACCTCTGGGTGCTCGACCGGATTGTGATTGTGGTGGCGCTGGGCGGCTGCATGATCCGCCTCGGCAACCTGATGAACTCGGAAATTATCGGCCGCGTGACGGACGTGCCGTGGGCGTTCAAGTTTGCGCGCTACAACGAAATCCACGGCGGCAACAGCAACATTCCGTTTGAGCTGCGCCACCCCACCCAGATCTACGAGGCGCTGTTCTGCATCGTGCTGCTGGTGCTGCTCTACTTCATGTGGAACCGCACCAAGGAGCGCACGCCGCGCGGGCAGCTGTTTGGCTTGTTTGTGGTGCTGCTGTTCTCGTTCCGGGTGCTGGTGGAGTTCCTGAAGGAAAACCAGGAAGCCTTCGAAGACCGGCTGCCGCTGAACATGGGCCAGCTGCTGAGCTTACCCCTGATTTTGGTTGGGCTGTGGGTGCTGCTGCGCGCCGGCAAAGACCCCAAAAACCCCTACGGCTACGCCCCGCGCGACCTGGAAACCGACGCAACCCCCGATCCGAAGGCCCTCAAAGTATAG
- the yidD gene encoding membrane protein insertion efficiency factor YidD — protein MSAVFRQLLLGLLWVYRHLISPLTPASCRYTPTCSAYAVQAIEKHGPWHGGRLALRRIARCHPWGGHGHDPVP, from the coding sequence ATGTCTGCCGTTTTCCGCCAGCTGCTGCTGGGTTTACTCTGGGTGTACCGCCACCTGATTTCGCCGCTCACGCCGGCCAGCTGCCGCTACACGCCCACCTGCTCGGCCTACGCCGTACAGGCCATCGAAAAGCACGGCCCCTGGCACGGCGGCCGGCTGGCGCTGCGCCGCATCGCCCGCTGCCACCCCTGGGGCGGCCACGGCCACGACCCGGTTCCTTGA
- a CDS encoding RNA polymerase sigma factor, whose protein sequence is MYTLPLPAASGVVPPAPGAAVSPDAELVAQLQQGSEAAFRTLVERYQNRIYRTVLALLQSAEEAEDVAQEVFVEVYQTIGRFRGEAALSTWLYRLATSRALKHRQRARARKRFAYFTSLLGFDNQVLHEPPDHAHPQAQLEGQQQLALLLAYIARLPGQQQVAFTLRHEQELSYEEIAAVLNTTVPAVESLLFRARKTLRHHLSLRHD, encoded by the coding sequence GTGTATACCCTTCCGCTGCCTGCTGCTTCCGGCGTTGTGCCGCCCGCGCCCGGCGCTGCCGTCTCGCCCGATGCCGAGTTGGTAGCGCAGCTGCAGCAGGGCAGCGAGGCGGCGTTCCGGACGCTGGTGGAGCGCTACCAGAACCGCATCTACCGCACGGTGCTGGCGCTGCTGCAGTCGGCGGAAGAGGCCGAGGACGTGGCGCAGGAGGTATTTGTGGAAGTGTACCAGACCATCGGGCGGTTTCGGGGCGAGGCGGCGCTGAGCACTTGGCTGTACCGCCTGGCTACTTCGCGGGCGCTCAAGCACCGGCAGCGGGCCCGCGCCCGGAAGCGCTTCGCCTACTTCACCAGCCTACTGGGCTTCGACAACCAAGTACTGCACGAGCCGCCCGACCACGCGCACCCGCAGGCCCAGCTGGAAGGCCAGCAGCAGCTGGCGTTGCTATTGGCGTACATTGCCCGCCTGCCCGGCCAGCAGCAGGTGGCCTTCACGCTGCGCCACGAGCAGGAGCTGAGCTACGAGGAAATAGCGGCCGTGCTCAACACCACCGTGCCGGCCGTGGAATCCCTGCTGTTCCGGGCCCGCAAAACCCTTCGCCACCATCTTTCCCTGCGCCATGACTGA